From Leptodactylus fuscus isolate aLepFus1 chromosome 11, aLepFus1.hap2, whole genome shotgun sequence, one genomic window encodes:
- the LOC142185541 gene encoding putative olfactory receptor 2W6 — protein MQTNQTSISYFIILGISDDPHLELLIFLLVLLMYLFTVSGNLTILVACKDSHLHTPMYFFLGNLSIVDICCSTVSLHKILINFIFRDKRVSFLACMAQMYMFGSLEGLGLSILTAMSYDRYVAICKPLQYHLVMNVRTCGILAAACWILGFLQVLPPAWMVYSFSCYFSNEINHFFCDIIPLIRISCEDTSVVETLFFIEGLFPIILTPFLLTFVSYLFIIHSILRIRSRSGRLKAFYTCSSHLMVVTLLYTTLFGQYLTPNLSSTLESKKIFSLFNTAAVPMLNPVIYSLKNKDVKRALKKSLGPGKIM, from the coding sequence ATGCAAACAAACCAGACGTCAATCAGTTATTTCATCATTCTGGGGATATCCGATGACCCCCACTTGGAGCTTCTCATCTTCCTTCTGGTTCTCCTGATGTATCTCTTCACTGTATCTGGTAACCTGACCATTCTTGTTGCCTGTAAGGACTCTCATCTCCAcactcccatgtacttcttcctgGGCAACTTATCCATAGTAGACATTTGTTGTTCTACAGTTTCGTTACATAAGATCCTTATAAATTTCATATTTAGAGATAAAAGGGTTTCCTTTCTGGCTTGTATGGCCCAGATGTACATGTTCGGATCATTAGAAGGACTTGGGCTCTCGATATTGACAGCCATGAGTTATGACcgctatgtggccatctgtaagccGCTACAATACCACCTGGTTATGAATGTAAGAACATGTGGGATATTGGCAGCTGCCTGTTGGATTTTGGGGTTTTTGCAGGTTCTTCCACCTGCTTGGATGGTATATAGCTTCTCTTGCTATTTCTCTAATGAGATCAATCACTTCTTCTGTGATATAATCCCTTTGATAAGAATTTCTTGTGAAGACACCTCTGTAGTTGAGACGCTTTTCTTCATAGAAGGATTGTTTCCCATAATACTGACGCCATTTCTCCTAACATTTGTGTCTTACCTATTTATAATACACTCTATACTAAGGATACGTTCCAGGTCTGGAAGACTGAAGGCCTTCTACACATGTTCCTCCCACCTCATGGTGGTTACGTTACTGTACACAACTCTTTTTGGACAATATCTGACCCCGAACTTAAGCAGCACCTTGGAATCCAAGAAAATTTTTTCTTTGTTTAACACAGCCGCCGTCCCTATGCTCAATCCGGTGATCTACAGTCTGAAGAATAAAGATGTGAAGAGGGCTTTGAAAAAGAGTCTAGGTCCTGGGAAAATCATGTGA
- the LOC142185542 gene encoding olfactory receptor 6C3-like translates to MIEGFRFKGVSDVAGLQVLIFLLLLLIYLICLGGNLTILLLVCCDRHLHTPMYFFLSNLSIIDISSSTTTLHRIFDIFTTHNHMVSTSACMTQLYIFSSITSNETSILTAMSYDRYVAICRPLHYHTVMSRRLCGLLASLSWGFGFIEMVPTVVLISRFSCYISKKIDHYFCDILPIQDITCSDTLLLDLYVLSLGNVNVFLLLSLTIISYIFIITSILRISSSTGRRKAFYTCSSHIMVVVLFYSSIVLQYMVTISGNNTGSNKIFSLLNTAVVPMKNPLIYSLKNKDVKSALQRKLNF, encoded by the coding sequence ATGATAGAAGGCTTTAGATTTAAAGGAGTCTCAGACGTTGCTGGTCTACAAGTTCTCATCTTCCTTCTGCTTCTTCTCATTTATCTCATCTGTCTTGGAGGAAATCTGACCATTCTACTCCTGGTCTGCTGTGATCGCCACCTGCAcactcccatgtacttcttcttgtCCAACTTGTCCATCATAGACATATCCAGCTCTACTACAACACTACACAGGATTTTTGATATCTTCACAACACACAACCACATGGTTTCCACCTCGGCCTGTATGACCcagttatatattttttcttccaTAACCAGTAATGAGACCTCAATCTTGACCGCCATGAGCTATGACCGCTATGTCGCCATCTGTAGACCTTTACATTATCACACAGTCATGAGTCGGAGACTCTGTGGTCTTCTGGCCTCACTCAGTTGGGGTTTTGGATTCATTGAGATGGTTCCTACCGTTGTGCTCATTTCCAGGTTCTCTTGTTACATTTCCAAGAAAATTGACCAttatttttgtgatattttgcCCATCCAGGACATTACATGCAGTGACACTTTACTATTGGATCTTTATGTCCTAAGTCTTGGCAATGTGAATGTATTTCTATTACTTTCTCTGACTATAATTTCTTATATTTTCATTATTACCAGTATCTTAAGAATCAGCTCGAGTACTGGCAGACGTAAAGCCTTCTACACGTGTTCCTCACACATCATGGTGGTTGTCCTCTTCTATTCTTCTATCGTCTTACAATACATGGTAACAATTTCCGGGAACAACACGGGTTCCAATAAAATCTTCTCTCTGTTAAACACGGCCGTTGTCCCCATGAAGAACCCCCTGATCTACAGCCTGAAAAATAAAGATGTCAAATCTGCCCTACAAAGAAAACTTAATTTCTAA
- the LOC142185544 gene encoding putative olfactory receptor 2W6, whose amino-acid sequence MGNIGCCLLDLALLHVLPLVVMALVSFRYSSPATMQTNQTSISYFIILGISDDPHLELLIFLLVLLMYLFTVSGNLTILVACKDSHLHTPMYFFLGNLSIVDICCSTVSLHKILINFIFRDKRVSFLACMAQMYMFGSLEGLGLSILTAMSYDRYVAICKPLQYHLVMNVRTCGILAAACWILGFLQVLPPVGMVYSFSCYFSNEINHFFCDIVPVIRISCEDTSVVETLFFIEVLFPIILTPFLLTFVSYLFIIHSILRIRSRSGRLKAFYTCSSHLMVVTLLYTTLFGQYLTPNLSSTLESKKIFSLFNTAAVPMLNPVIYSLKNKDVKRALKKSLGPGKMLV is encoded by the coding sequence ATGGGGAACATTGGCTGCTGTCTATTAGACTTGGCTTTATTGCATGTTCTTCCTCTTGTTGTGATGGCTTTGGTTTCTTTCAGATACTCCAGCCCGGCCACAATGCAGACAAACCAGACGTCAATCAGTTATTTCATCATTCTGGGGATATCCGATGACCCCCACTTGGAGCTTCTCATCTTCCTTCTGGTTCTCCTGATGTATCTCTTCACTGTATCTGGTAACCTGACCATTCTTGTTGCCTGTAAGGACTCTCATCTCCAcactcccatgtacttcttcctgGGCAACTTATCCATAGTAGACATTTGTTGTTCTACAGTTTCTTTACATAAGATCCTTATAAATTTCATATTTAGAGATAAAAGGGTTTCCTTTCTGGCTTGTATGGCCCAGATGTACATGTTCGGATCATTAGAAGGACTTGGGCTCTCGATATTGACAGCCATGAGTTATGACcgctatgtggccatctgtaagccGCTGCAATACCACCTGGTTATGAATGTAAGAACATGTGGGATATTGGCAGCTGCCTGTTGGATTTTGGGATTTTTGCAGGTTCTTCCACCTGTTGGGATGGTATATAGCTTCTCCTGCTATTTCTCTAATGAGATCAATCACTTCTTCTGTGACATAGTCCCCGTAATAAGAATTTCTTGTGAAGACACCTCTGTAGTTGAGACGCTTTTCTTCATAGAAGTATTGTTTCCCATAATACTGACGCCATTTCTCCTAACATTTGTGTCTTACCTATTTATAATACACTCTATACTAAGGATACGTTCCAGGTCTGGAAGACTGAAGGCCTTCTACACATGTTCCTCCCACCTCATGGTGGTTACGTTACTGTACACAACTCTTTTTGGACAATATCTGACCCCGAACTTAAGCAGCACCTTGGAATCCAAGAAAATTTTTTCTTTGTTTAACACAGCCGCCGTCCCTATGCTCAATCCGGTGATCTACAGTCTGAAGAATAAAGATGTGAAGAGGGCTTTGAAAAAGAGTCTAGGTCCTGGGAAAATGTTAGTTTAG